One part of the Sphingobium yanoikuyae genome encodes these proteins:
- a CDS encoding glycoside hydrolase family 15 protein: MGNCQASALIDRAGRMIWACVPRVDGDPVFSALLDNKHWDSKEARGFWAIELENCVAVEQHYIRNTPILVTRQSDGQGNAIEIFDFCPRHKHKGRMYRPVAFARIVRPAAGSPRIRVRLRPTTSWGKENVPVTYGSNHIRMVLSYMAMRISTNAPIGLIAQESWFRLESDMHFFMGPDEGFSDALRPAIERMLDDTILEWQLWVRGLAIPPEWQEAVIRSAITLKLCQHEETGAIVAALTTSIPEHADSGRNWDYRYCWVRDAYYTVEALNRLGALDVLETYLVYLRNIVDGAKGGHIQPLYDVRGNATLHEWEAAHLPGYRGMGPVRVGNAAYEQIQHDAYGQIVLSSVQGFIDRRLLRMAGHADFEALEAVGERAWQVYDQPDAGLWELRTRSHVHSYSAVMCWAACDRLAHAATALDLPLRAAHWENRAETMRARILESAWRADSKAISANFEDDARDASLLQLLDLRFLTADDPMFTGTLEALEKDLRRGNDMLRYSAPDDFGEPVTAFNVCTFWLIEALHRTGRTEEARELFEEMLSRRTAAGLLSEDIDPHNGELWGNYPQTYSLVGIINCAVLLSKPWSVMR, translated from the coding sequence ATCGGAAACTGCCAGGCATCCGCCCTGATCGACCGCGCCGGGCGCATGATCTGGGCCTGCGTGCCGCGGGTCGACGGCGACCCCGTCTTTTCCGCCCTGCTCGACAACAAGCATTGGGACAGCAAGGAAGCGCGCGGCTTCTGGGCGATCGAGCTGGAAAATTGCGTCGCGGTCGAGCAGCATTATATCCGCAACACGCCGATCCTGGTCACCCGCCAGAGCGACGGCCAGGGCAATGCGATCGAGATTTTCGATTTCTGCCCGCGCCACAAGCATAAGGGCCGCATGTATCGCCCGGTCGCCTTCGCCCGCATCGTCCGCCCCGCCGCCGGCAGCCCGCGCATCCGCGTTCGCCTGCGCCCCACGACCAGCTGGGGCAAGGAAAATGTCCCGGTCACCTACGGCTCCAACCATATCCGCATGGTCCTGTCCTACATGGCGATGCGGATATCGACCAACGCACCGATCGGCCTGATCGCACAGGAAAGCTGGTTCCGGCTGGAATCCGACATGCATTTCTTCATGGGGCCGGACGAAGGTTTTTCCGACGCGCTGCGCCCGGCGATCGAGCGGATGCTGGACGACACCATCCTCGAATGGCAGCTCTGGGTGCGCGGCCTTGCCATCCCGCCCGAATGGCAGGAGGCGGTGATCCGTTCCGCCATCACGCTCAAGCTCTGCCAGCATGAGGAAACCGGCGCGATCGTCGCCGCGCTCACCACCTCCATCCCCGAACATGCCGACAGCGGCCGCAACTGGGACTATCGCTACTGCTGGGTGCGCGACGCCTATTATACGGTCGAGGCGCTGAACCGGCTCGGCGCCCTCGACGTGCTGGAAACCTATCTCGTCTATCTGCGCAACATCGTCGACGGCGCCAAGGGCGGCCATATCCAGCCGCTCTACGACGTGCGCGGCAATGCCACGCTGCATGAATGGGAGGCCGCGCATCTGCCCGGCTATCGCGGCATGGGGCCGGTGCGGGTCGGCAATGCCGCCTATGAACAGATCCAGCATGACGCCTATGGCCAGATCGTCCTGTCCTCGGTCCAGGGCTTCATCGACCGGCGCCTGTTGCGCATGGCCGGCCATGCCGATTTCGAGGCGCTGGAGGCGGTAGGCGAACGCGCCTGGCAGGTCTACGATCAGCCCGACGCCGGCCTTTGGGAATTGCGCACCCGCTCCCATGTCCACAGCTATAGCGCGGTGATGTGCTGGGCCGCCTGCGATCGGCTGGCCCATGCCGCCACCGCGCTCGACCTGCCGCTGCGCGCCGCCCATTGGGAAAATCGCGCCGAAACCATGCGGGCCCGCATCCTCGAATCCGCCTGGCGCGCCGACAGCAAGGCGATTTCTGCCAATTTCGAGGATGACGCGCGCGACGCGTCTTTGCTGCAACTGCTCGACCTGCGCTTCCTGACCGCTGATGATCCGATGTTCACCGGCACGCTCGAAGCACTGGAAAAAGATCTGCGTCGCGGCAACGACATGCTGCGCTACAGCGCGCCGGACGATTTCGGTGAGCCTGTCACTGCCTTCAATGTCTGCACCTTCTGGCTGATCGAGGCGCTGCACCGCACCGGCCGGACCGAAGAGGCGCGCGAACTGTTCGAGGAGATGCTGTCCCGCCGCACCGCCGCCGGCCTGCTGTCCGAAGATATCGATCCCCATAATGGGGAACTCTGGGGAAATTACCCGCAAACCTATTCGTTGGTCGGCATCATCAACTGCGCCGTCTTGCTGAGCAAACCGTGGAGCGTGATGCGATGA
- the otsA gene encoding alpha,alpha-trehalose-phosphate synthase (UDP-forming) has product MSRLIVISNRVSRPNGAANQGGLAVALAQALRESRGIWVGWSGGTTDNFTGHIGFADDDGVKTATIDLEEQDVDEYYNGYANKTLWPLFHYRIDLAEYARDFEGGYNRVNQRFADTASPLIEPEDIIWVQDYHMIPLGQMLRDRGHQNRMGFFLHIPWPPTRLLVSLPHHTKLVSTLFAYDVIGFHTEEWLESFRHYVEREMGGTVDGDFVTVGGRTIQAVACPIGINAEEFKQAAASDAAVEMHRQVRASLQDRSLIVGVDRLDYSKGLEERFNGYARFLKDHAEHHRRVVLAQIAPPSRGEVESYQQIRATLDSLAGRINGEYSDVDWTPIRYVNQGYPRDKLAGIYRSARIGLVTPLRDGMNLVAKEYVAAQNPDDPGVLILSRFAGAAMQLKDALLINPYSPEEMSDAIDRALAMPLDERKRRWRAMMDSVEQQDISWWRSAFTDRLAATRQEEPEAEPEPATE; this is encoded by the coding sequence ATGAGCCGCCTGATAGTCATTTCCAACCGGGTCAGTCGCCCCAATGGCGCCGCCAATCAGGGTGGCCTTGCCGTGGCGCTGGCGCAGGCGCTGCGCGAAAGCCGCGGCATCTGGGTCGGCTGGTCGGGCGGCACGACCGACAATTTCACCGGCCATATCGGCTTTGCCGACGATGACGGGGTCAAGACCGCGACGATCGACCTGGAAGAACAGGATGTCGACGAATATTATAATGGCTATGCCAACAAGACGCTGTGGCCGCTGTTCCATTATCGCATCGACCTGGCCGAATATGCCCGCGATTTCGAGGGCGGATATAACCGCGTCAACCAGCGCTTCGCCGACACCGCCAGCCCACTGATCGAACCGGAAGACATTATCTGGGTGCAGGATTATCACATGATCCCGCTGGGCCAGATGCTGCGCGACCGGGGCCATCAGAACCGGATGGGCTTCTTCCTGCACATTCCCTGGCCGCCGACCCGCCTGCTGGTCTCGCTGCCCCATCATACCAAGCTGGTCAGCACCCTCTTCGCCTATGACGTCATCGGCTTCCATACCGAGGAATGGCTGGAATCCTTCCGCCATTATGTCGAGCGCGAGATGGGCGGCACCGTCGATGGCGATTTCGTCACCGTCGGCGGTCGCACCATCCAGGCCGTCGCCTGCCCGATCGGCATCAATGCCGAGGAGTTCAAGCAGGCCGCCGCCAGCGACGCAGCGGTGGAGATGCACCGCCAGGTCCGCGCCTCGCTGCAGGATCGCTCGCTGATCGTCGGCGTCGACCGGCTCGACTATAGCAAGGGTCTGGAAGAGCGGTTCAACGGCTATGCCCGCTTCCTGAAGGATCATGCCGAACATCATCGCCGCGTCGTGCTGGCGCAGATCGCCCCGCCCTCGCGCGGCGAGGTGGAAAGCTATCAGCAGATCCGCGCCACGCTGGACTCGCTCGCCGGGCGGATCAACGGCGAGTATAGCGATGTCGACTGGACTCCGATCCGATACGTCAACCAGGGCTATCCGCGCGACAAGCTGGCCGGCATCTATCGCTCCGCCCGGATCGGCCTGGTGACGCCGCTGCGCGACGGCATGAACCTGGTCGCCAAGGAATATGTCGCGGCCCAGAACCCGGACGATCCCGGCGTCCTGATCCTGTCCCGCTTCGCCGGCGCGGCGATGCAACTCAAGGACGCGCTGCTCATCAACCCCTATAGCCCGGAGGAGATGTCCGACGCGATCGACCGGGCGTTGGCCATGCCGCTCGACGAGCGCAAGCGGCGCTGGCGGGCGATGATGGACAGCGTCGAGCAGCAGGATATCAGCTGGTGGCGCAGCGCCTTCACCGATCGGCTGGCGGCCACCCGCCAGGAAGAGCCGGAGGCCGAACCGGAACCGGCGACCGAATGA
- a CDS encoding aminotransferase class V-fold PLP-dependent enzyme, which translates to MLDRRSFLGSAAAASLAAPIGAQALTSVPLPAADLHAKNEDAYWAALRKQFLIPADVVNLNVGTVGSSPRPVLKAIFDGFETTEQMTQEGSEDYPIWGYGAWDQYRKPFADFMGAKVEQMAILRNCTEANSYIANGFDMKPGDEVLISDEEHGSGEMPWMLRSRRYGVVVKKFAMPKPAKNAAEILNRISDAIMPKTRIIFVSHISTSTGVVLPAKEIAALARSKGIISAFDGAHAPGMMKVDLNDIGCDLYTGSMHKWLFATKGTGFLYLRDRSVMDRVWNTIATGGYDDPARMADRYMQIGSSCIPTLMGLNAAIGFASSIGMDRIEARNRMLADYIHAEMMKRGAQDWTSPDPALRCAIATVNVPPVQRMELQDWLWKNHKVRIRGGNPSKLRLATPYFLSKADIDRFLGLFDEYRKMKGA; encoded by the coding sequence ATGCTCGATCGCCGCTCCTTCCTCGGCAGCGCCGCTGCCGCCTCGCTCGCCGCGCCGATCGGGGCACAAGCGCTGACCAGCGTGCCGCTGCCGGCCGCCGATCTCCATGCGAAGAATGAAGACGCCTATTGGGCGGCGCTGCGCAAACAGTTCCTGATCCCGGCCGATGTCGTGAACCTCAATGTCGGCACCGTCGGCTCCTCGCCGCGCCCGGTATTGAAGGCGATCTTTGACGGGTTCGAGACGACCGAGCAGATGACCCAGGAAGGGTCGGAGGATTATCCGATCTGGGGCTATGGCGCCTGGGACCAGTATCGCAAGCCCTTTGCCGACTTCATGGGCGCGAAGGTCGAGCAGATGGCGATCCTGCGCAACTGCACGGAGGCCAACAGCTATATCGCCAATGGCTTCGACATGAAGCCGGGCGACGAGGTGCTGATATCGGACGAGGAGCATGGATCGGGCGAAATGCCCTGGATGCTGCGGTCGCGCCGCTATGGCGTGGTGGTTAAGAAATTCGCCATGCCCAAGCCGGCGAAGAACGCAGCCGAAATCCTCAACCGCATCAGCGACGCGATCATGCCGAAAACCCGGATCATCTTCGTCAGCCATATCAGCACATCGACCGGCGTGGTGCTGCCGGCCAAGGAGATCGCCGCGCTCGCCCGGTCGAAGGGGATCATCTCCGCCTTCGATGGCGCCCATGCGCCGGGCATGATGAAGGTCGACCTCAACGATATCGGCTGCGACCTCTATACCGGGTCGATGCACAAGTGGCTGTTCGCGACCAAGGGCACCGGCTTCCTCTATCTGCGCGACAGAAGCGTGATGGACCGGGTCTGGAACACGATCGCGACCGGCGGCTATGACGACCCGGCCCGCATGGCGGACCGTTACATGCAGATCGGCTCCTCCTGCATCCCGACCTTGATGGGCCTCAACGCCGCGATCGGCTTCGCCAGCAGCATCGGCATGGACCGGATCGAGGCGCGCAACCGCATGCTTGCCGACTATATCCATGCCGAGATGATGAAGCGCGGCGCGCAGGACTGGACCTCGCCCGATCCGGCGCTGCGCTGCGCGATCGCGACCGTCAACGTGCCGCCGGTGCAGCGGATGGAATTGCAGGACTGGCTCTGGAAAAATCACAAGGTGCGCATTCGCGGCGGCAACCCCAGCAAGCTGCGCCTCGCTACCCCCTATTTCCTGAGCAAGGCGGACATCGACCGCTTCCTTGGCCTGTTCGACGAATATCGGAAGATGAAGGGGGCGTAA
- the purC gene encoding phosphoribosylaminoimidazolesuccinocarboxamide synthase, with the protein MARRRQIYEGKAKILYEGPEPGTIIQYFKDDATAFNAQKKGTISGKGVLNNRISEHIFTLLGQIGVPTHFIRRLNMREQLVRQVEIVPIEVVVRNVAAGSLSKKLGIEEGTQLPRTLIEYCYKDDALGDPLISEEHIACFGWATQEEMHDIADMAIRINDFMCGLFAGIGIRLIDFKLEFGRLYDGDYSRIILADEISPDGCRLWDMATNEKLDKDRFRRDLGGEVEAYQEVARRLGLLPEGLDTTVLDLDTHRKKREKD; encoded by the coding sequence ATGGCCCGTCGCCGCCAGATCTACGAAGGCAAGGCAAAGATCCTTTACGAAGGCCCCGAGCCCGGCACGATCATCCAATATTTCAAGGATGATGCGACCGCCTTCAATGCCCAGAAGAAGGGCACGATTTCGGGCAAGGGCGTGCTCAACAACCGGATTTCCGAGCATATCTTCACCCTGCTCGGCCAGATCGGCGTGCCGACCCACTTCATCCGCCGCCTCAACATGCGCGAGCAGCTGGTCCGCCAGGTCGAGATCGTACCGATCGAAGTCGTGGTGCGCAACGTTGCCGCCGGTTCGCTGTCGAAGAAGCTCGGCATCGAGGAAGGCACCCAGCTGCCCCGCACGCTGATCGAATATTGCTACAAGGATGATGCGCTGGGCGACCCGCTGATCTCCGAAGAGCATATCGCCTGCTTCGGCTGGGCCACGCAGGAAGAGATGCACGACATCGCCGACATGGCGATCCGCATCAACGACTTCATGTGCGGCCTGTTCGCCGGCATCGGCATCCGCCTGATCGACTTCAAGCTGGAATTCGGCCGCCTCTATGACGGCGACTACAGCCGCATCATCCTGGCCGACGAGATCAGCCCCGATGGCTGCCGCCTGTGGGACATGGCGACCAACGAGAAGCTGGACAAGGATCGCTTCCGTCGCGACCTCGGCGGCGAAGTCGAAGCCTATCAGGAAGTGGCGCGCCGTCTGGGCCTGCTGCCCGAAGGGCTGGACACCACCGTCCTCGACCTCGACACGCATCGCAAGAAGCGCGAAAAGGACTGA
- a CDS encoding IS110 family RNA-guided transposase produces MSIVILGVDLGKNACSVVGVDASGAVVVRRSMRRQTLVDYVAKLPVCVVAMEACCGAHYLGRLFAAHGHEIRLMSPEYVRPYVKAQKNDDRDAEGIAEAASRPTMRFVELKTQEQLDIQTLHRVRSRLVAERRSLTNQLRAILLERGTIFPVGRRKLELGIDALLADEDTTLSPRLRQLVAELRAEWRELDTRVETLNGEFVELARNDAAARRLTSIPGVGVLNATALIAAVGDASSFAKARDLGAWLGLVPRQHTTGGKPRLLGISKRGNTYLRTLLIHGARAALPSLARSETPLGRWLTGMIERGVHRNAIVVALANKLARIAWAALRKDATFERGYPVAA; encoded by the coding sequence ATGTCTATTGTGATCCTTGGCGTTGATTTGGGCAAGAATGCCTGCAGTGTGGTGGGCGTGGATGCGTCGGGAGCTGTCGTCGTACGCAGGTCGATGCGCCGCCAGACGCTGGTCGACTACGTTGCCAAGCTTCCTGTGTGCGTGGTCGCGATGGAGGCATGTTGCGGTGCCCATTATCTGGGGCGCCTGTTCGCCGCGCACGGACATGAGATCCGGCTGATGTCGCCGGAGTACGTACGGCCGTATGTCAAAGCACAGAAGAACGATGACCGCGACGCCGAGGGGATCGCCGAGGCCGCCTCGCGTCCAACGATGCGCTTCGTCGAACTCAAGACCCAGGAGCAGTTGGACATCCAGACGCTCCACCGGGTTCGCTCGCGCCTGGTGGCTGAGCGCAGGAGCCTGACCAACCAGTTGCGGGCGATCCTGCTGGAGCGCGGGACCATTTTCCCGGTTGGGCGGCGCAAGCTGGAACTCGGCATCGATGCCCTGCTGGCCGATGAGGATACGACCTTGTCACCGCGTCTGCGCCAGTTGGTGGCCGAACTGCGTGCCGAATGGCGCGAACTCGATACCAGGGTGGAAACGCTGAACGGCGAGTTTGTCGAGCTGGCGCGCAATGACGCGGCTGCCCGGCGGCTCACATCCATCCCCGGCGTCGGGGTGCTGAACGCAACTGCCCTGATTGCAGCCGTGGGCGATGCCAGCAGCTTTGCCAAAGCCCGAGACCTGGGTGCCTGGCTCGGTCTGGTGCCCCGTCAGCATACTACCGGCGGCAAGCCGCGGCTGCTCGGCATCTCCAAGCGAGGCAACACCTACTTGCGCACCTTGCTCATCCACGGTGCCCGAGCAGCATTGCCGTCGCTGGCGCGAAGCGAGACCCCGTTGGGGCGCTGGTTGACAGGAATGATCGAGCGAGGAGTCCACCGCAATGCTATCGTCGTCGCGCTGGCCAACAAGCTGGCGCGGATCGCATGGGCGGCCTTGCGCAAGGACGCGACGTTCGAACGCGGCTACCCAGTCGCGGCATAA
- a CDS encoding sulfite exporter TauE/SafE family protein has translation MSPDLLYLACAIIAVIISGLAKGGFAGVGALAMPIMALGVDPVRGAAILLPILILQDAVSVWAFRRSWDGHILAVMLPGMAIGVGLGYWFAAQVSETAVLGALGAISTLFGLQRLWVERGGAIVLPSTSPGWVGTLFGVASGFTSQIAHAGSPPFQMWVLPKKLPRDMLVGTTAVAFAVMNWMKVPAYAALGQFTHANLMATALLVPVAVVSTFAGVWLVRRVDAARFYTLIYVLMVLLGLKLMVDALIG, from the coding sequence ATGAGTCCCGACCTTCTCTATCTCGCCTGTGCCATCATCGCCGTCATCATATCGGGGCTTGCCAAGGGCGGCTTTGCCGGGGTCGGGGCGCTGGCCATGCCGATCATGGCGCTGGGCGTCGACCCGGTACGCGGCGCGGCGATCCTGCTGCCGATCCTGATCCTGCAGGATGCGGTCAGCGTCTGGGCGTTCCGCCGCAGTTGGGACGGGCATATCCTGGCGGTGATGCTGCCGGGCATGGCGATCGGCGTCGGGCTGGGCTACTGGTTCGCGGCGCAGGTTTCCGAAACCGCGGTGCTGGGCGCGCTTGGCGCCATTTCCACCCTGTTCGGGCTGCAGCGGCTCTGGGTGGAGCGGGGCGGGGCGATCGTCCTGCCCTCGACCTCGCCGGGCTGGGTCGGCACGCTGTTTGGCGTCGCGAGCGGCTTCACCAGCCAGATCGCCCATGCCGGATCGCCGCCCTTCCAGATGTGGGTGCTGCCCAAAAAGCTGCCACGCGACATGCTGGTTGGCACCACGGCTGTTGCCTTTGCTGTCATGAACTGGATGAAGGTGCCCGCCTATGCTGCGCTGGGCCAGTTCACCCATGCCAATCTGATGGCGACGGCGCTGCTGGTGCCGGTGGCGGTGGTCTCGACCTTTGCCGGGGTATGGCTGGTGCGGCGGGTGGACGCTGCGCGCTTCTATACGCTCATCTATGTGCTGATGGTGCTGTTGGGGCTCAAGCTGATGGTGGATGCGCTGATCGGTTGA
- a CDS encoding MFS transporter, whose translation MKETRIDRVGIDKAGAQLAVGGTAFGVIVAISFCHLLNDMMQSLLPAIYPGLKSELHLSFGQIGMVTLVYQITASILQPMIGLYADKRPTPMALPGGTLFSLAGLTVLSIAHSYGLVLVGAALLGVGSSVFHPESSRVARMAAGGRHGLAQSLFQVGGNAGQALGPLAAALVVVRWGQSSLAFFALLALLSGAVLWNVANWYRHHGLSRLQVGGAGALHVELPRGQAARGIAILLALIFSKYVYLASLTSYYTFYLIQRFDLSVQNAQLHLFAFLAAVAVGTVAGGPLGDRFGRKYVIWFSILGALPFTLALPYAGLFWSGPLTVVIGLILASAFPAIVVFAQELVPGKVGMISGLFFGFSFGMGGLGAAGLGWLADHSSIEMVFRVCAFLPAIGLLTAFLPNLGRERN comes from the coding sequence ATGAAAGAGACGCGGATAGACAGGGTTGGGATAGATAAGGCAGGCGCACAATTGGCAGTGGGCGGCACGGCATTTGGCGTGATCGTGGCGATCAGCTTCTGCCATCTGCTCAACGACATGATGCAGTCGCTGCTTCCCGCCATCTATCCGGGCCTCAAGAGCGAGCTACATCTGAGCTTCGGCCAGATCGGCATGGTGACCCTGGTCTATCAGATTACCGCGTCGATCCTGCAGCCGATGATCGGCCTCTATGCCGACAAGCGGCCGACGCCGATGGCGCTGCCGGGCGGCACGCTCTTCTCGCTGGCGGGCCTGACCGTGCTGTCGATCGCGCACAGCTATGGATTGGTGCTGGTCGGCGCGGCGCTGCTGGGCGTCGGTTCCTCGGTCTTCCATCCCGAATCCTCGCGCGTGGCGCGGATGGCGGCGGGCGGTCGCCATGGCCTTGCCCAGTCGCTGTTCCAGGTCGGCGGCAATGCGGGGCAGGCGCTGGGGCCGCTGGCGGCGGCGCTGGTCGTGGTGCGCTGGGGCCAGTCGAGCCTGGCCTTCTTCGCGCTGCTGGCGTTGCTGTCGGGCGCGGTGCTGTGGAATGTCGCCAACTGGTATCGCCATCATGGCCTCAGCCGGTTGCAGGTCGGTGGCGCCGGCGCGCTGCATGTCGAACTGCCGCGTGGGCAGGCGGCGCGGGGCATCGCCATCCTGCTGGCGCTGATCTTCTCCAAATATGTCTATCTCGCCAGCCTGACGAGTTATTATACCTTCTACCTGATCCAGCGGTTCGACCTGTCGGTGCAGAATGCGCAGCTCCATCTGTTCGCCTTCCTGGCGGCGGTGGCGGTCGGTACGGTCGCGGGCGGGCCGCTGGGCGACCGGTTCGGGCGCAAATATGTGATCTGGTTCTCGATCCTGGGGGCGCTGCCCTTCACCCTGGCGCTGCCCTATGCGGGGCTGTTCTGGAGCGGGCCGCTGACCGTGGTCATCGGTCTGATCCTCGCCTCCGCCTTCCCCGCGATCGTCGTCTTCGCGCAGGAACTGGTGCCCGGCAAGGTCGGCATGATCTCGGGCCTGTTCTTCGGCTTCTCCTTCGGCATGGGCGGGCTGGGCGCGGCCGGGCTGGGCTGGCTGGCGGACCATAGCAGCATCGAGATGGTGTTCCGGGTCTGCGCCTTCCTGCCGGCGATCGGCCTGCTCACCGCCTTCCTGCCCAATCTGGGGCGCGAACGGAACTGA
- a CDS encoding AraC family transcriptional regulator, which yields MDQRHPDDHEHVPRPVVGIGNDYPPSFELAEHQHRRGQLLYAASGVVAVSTPQGAWVAPPERAVWIPGGTPHAVRMVGAVQTRSVLVDQAVYPGLARSCRVLGVSPLLRQLLVEAAHVPIEYEEAARDGLVMRLLVAEIERAPLIPLAVPFPRHAALASRCHAFVEQPQAHVTIDQWADALAMNRRRFTRLFRQETGMSFAQWRQQACLSAALPRLAAGEAITTIALDLGYDGPANFSTMFKRALGVSPSRYRP from the coding sequence ATGGATCAGCGGCACCCGGACGATCATGAGCATGTGCCCCGGCCGGTGGTCGGCATCGGCAATGATTATCCGCCCTCCTTCGAACTGGCCGAGCATCAGCATCGCCGCGGGCAATTGCTTTATGCCGCGTCCGGCGTGGTCGCGGTCAGCACGCCGCAGGGCGCCTGGGTCGCCCCACCCGAACGGGCCGTCTGGATTCCGGGCGGCACGCCCCATGCGGTGCGGATGGTCGGCGCGGTGCAGACGCGCAGCGTGCTGGTCGACCAGGCCGTCTATCCCGGCCTGGCCCGATCCTGCCGGGTGCTCGGCGTGTCACCATTGCTGCGCCAGCTATTGGTGGAGGCCGCCCATGTTCCGATCGAATATGAGGAAGCGGCGCGCGATGGCCTGGTCATGCGGTTGCTGGTGGCGGAGATCGAGCGGGCGCCGCTGATCCCGCTCGCCGTGCCCTTCCCGCGCCATGCCGCGCTTGCGTCGCGCTGCCACGCCTTTGTCGAACAGCCACAGGCCCATGTGACGATCGACCAATGGGCCGACGCGCTGGCCATGAACCGGCGCCGCTTTACCCGGCTGTTCCGGCAGGAAACGGGGATGAGCTTCGCGCAATGGCGGCAACAGGCCTGCCTGTCGGCGGCCCTGCCCCGGCTGGCGGCGGGCGAAGCGATCACGACGATCGCGCTGGATCTGGGCTATGACGGGCCGGCCAATTTCTCGACCATGTTCAAGCGGGCGCTGGGCGTCTCGCCCAGCCGCTATCGCCCATGA
- the purS gene encoding phosphoribosylformylglycinamidine synthase subunit PurS, with translation MKARIFVTLKGGVLDPQGRAIHHALEGLGFGGVNDVRAGKLIELDLADGTSDEDIDAMCRKLLANTVIENYRIEKVA, from the coding sequence ATGAAAGCCCGCATCTTCGTCACTCTCAAGGGCGGCGTCCTCGATCCGCAGGGCCGTGCGATCCATCACGCGCTCGAAGGCCTGGGCTTTGGCGGCGTCAACGACGTGCGCGCCGGCAAGCTCATTGAGCTGGACCTGGCCGATGGCACCAGCGACGAAGATATCGACGCCATGTGCCGCAAGCTGCTGGCCAACACGGTCATCGAAAATTATCGCATCGAAAAGGTGGCCTGA
- the purQ gene encoding phosphoribosylformylglycinamidine synthase subunit PurQ, translating to MKSAVIVFPGSNCDRDLAVAFEAATGSKPTMVWHRDTELPDDIDLIGVPGGFSYGDYLRSGAMAARSPVMQAVARAADRGAFVLGICNGFQVLTESGLLPGALLRNAGGHFVCRDVALTVENAQSAFTSRYAAGEAISFPVAHHDGNYFADDATLDRLEGEGRVALRYAQNINGSARNIAGVLNEAGNVLGMMPHPERVIEPAHGNTDGQRLFAGLVEGLLARA from the coding sequence ATGAAGAGCGCCGTCATCGTCTTTCCGGGCAGCAATTGCGACCGCGACCTGGCGGTGGCGTTCGAGGCTGCGACCGGTTCCAAGCCCACCATGGTGTGGCATCGCGATACCGAACTGCCCGACGACATCGACCTGATCGGCGTACCCGGCGGCTTTTCCTATGGCGACTATCTGCGCTCCGGCGCGATGGCCGCCCGCTCGCCGGTGATGCAGGCCGTCGCCCGCGCCGCCGACCGGGGCGCCTTTGTCCTGGGCATCTGCAACGGCTTCCAGGTGCTGACCGAAAGCGGCCTGCTGCCCGGCGCGCTGCTGCGCAACGCCGGCGGTCATTTCGTCTGCCGCGACGTCGCCCTGACCGTCGAGAACGCCCAGAGCGCCTTCACCAGCCGCTATGCCGCCGGCGAAGCGATCAGCTTCCCGGTCGCCCATCATGACGGCAATTATTTCGCCGACGACGCCACGCTCGATCGGCTGGAAGGCGAAGGCCGCGTCGCGCTGCGCTACGCCCAGAACATCAACGGCTCGGCCCGCAACATCGCCGGTGTGCTGAACGAAGCCGGCAATGTGCTGGGCATGATGCCCCACCCCGAGCGCGTGATCGAACCGGCCCATGGCAACACCGACGGCCAGCGCCTGTTCGCCGGCCTGGTCGAGGGCCTTCTCGCCCGCGCCTGA